The Hordeum vulgare subsp. vulgare chromosome 7H, MorexV3_pseudomolecules_assembly, whole genome shotgun sequence DNA window agctaatgtcgtggcagatgctttaagcaggaaggcttactgcaacagtctcattctgaagcctctccaacctgacctttgtgaatccttcataaagctcaaccttcagttagtacctcagggatttcttgctaatcttcagatctctcctaccttggaagaccaggtccgagcacctcaacttcttgatgcaatggtgaagaaagttaagattggcttggcaaagggtgttcccaaatataagtgcttcagtgttgatgccagagacacgttattctttgaggatcgtcttgtcgttccgaaaggtgatctcagaaaggttatcatggaagaagctcataactctccgctctcaatacatccagggagttccaagatgtatcaggacttgaaacagaccttctggtggactcgcatgaagcgtgagattgctcagttcgtaaatgaatgtgatgtatgtcgaagggtgaaagcagagcatcaacgtccagtaggtcttttgcatccattgcccattcccgagtggaagttcgaccatattgagatggatttcgtcaccgggtttccgaagtccaagaaaggtaacgatgccatcttcatcgtcatcgacaagttgagcaaagtggctcattttcttccactcAAGAAATCCATCTCGACAGCTCAGCTTGtagagctgtacacttccaggatagtgtctttgcacggcatgcctatgttgatttcttcggatcacggAAGTATCGTCACtttcaagttctgggactcttttcagtctgtgaTGGGTACAAAGATACGATTCAGCATAGCTTTTCATCGTCGGactagtgggaaagtggagagagtcaatcaggtccttgaggatatgcttagAGCCTGTGTCattccttttggcatgaagtgggaagactgcctaccttgtgttgagttctcgtataacaacagttatcaagctagttcaggcaaagctccgttcgagattctctatggcaggaagtgtcgtaccccgctcaactggtccgagaccggcgagcgtcagattcttgggaatgacttgatcgaagaagcagaagagatgtgtcgggtcattccggATAATCTcacagcagcgcagtcccgtcagaagagctactatgatagcaagcatcatgacatgtcttatgagctcgatgacttcatctatctcaaagtgtctcctatgaagggcacacagcgttttggcatcaaaggcaagcttgctcctcgtttcgttggtcctttcagagttgttggcaagagaggcgaccttgcttatcaacttgagctcccttcaaacttcgcaaatgtgcatcacgtgttccctgtctctcagctccggagatgcttcaagactcccgagcgcacagttgatcttcaagatatcgaccttcaacccgacctatcctatcgtgagcattcagttgcagttctcgagacgactgaccgcaagacccgcaacaagtcaatcaagtttctcaaggtgcagtggtcacatcattccgataaagagaccacttgggagcgcgaggatcgcCTTCGTTCtaaatttccagagttctttcagtcctagatctcgggacgagatcttccTGTAGTGTggaagagtttgtaatgccccaagtgcaacattgccatatttggaaccttgccatgtttgggtccatgatgtcattctatggagtatcatttcatgtgttatttcCTGTGGTCATATCTTGTTTTCCCTTTGCATCATGCCATCCATAACATTCATGCATTCttgtgttgtggtgttgatccTTATGTGTGCTTGTGATGAGAATGTGGTGTGTGAAGTGATGTGCAAAGCTTGGGTTCCAACTTGCTTATTCTTCCAAAGGCTAGGTTTCAACAAAACCTCTTCTTCTCTATTTTTTCTTAAGATCAAGATTTACTTGCTCTAAACCTGTTTGTAAAATGTAGATCATTTGGAGTATTTTCTTGTTAGTGTGGTGCTATGACTAAGGTGTTTTAAAACTATGCATAAGAGGGGTATTTAttcacaaaacatattacaataattctgttttgtaaatatttctttgctccaaaaatcctctttcATTTTGTTTAtttaggtcataattcccttatgaccaggggcattttattttattttattttattgcaaGCCTAGATTTTCCAATGAGTTTATTCTTGTTGTGCTTTGTTTAAATGGGAAAAACCCACATGGTTTTACTTCTCTCTATTTGGCGCAACCGAGTGGGCTTTCTCCCCTCGCCGGCCCATCTCATCTTTCCCCTCGCGCGGTAGCCCAGCTCCCCCGTCCCTCTCCTGTTGACATCGTCTCCTTCTGCTTTCCGTCAGAGTatcagagagagcgagagagagttcGACGTCGTggcttcacggacgtcgaggcggcccTCCTTCGCCCCATATATAttccctcggcgtgcgtgccttcCCTAAGTTTCCCTCCTCGTCGACGcccctctccttcttcccctgCAATCAGAtctgagcgagagagagagagcaggtaaGTGTTGCTTCAGTCGTCAGAGAGATCGTCGACGGCCTCCCTCCTCGTCGCCGACAGCGCCTCCGTGGTGGCCAAGGCGTGCTCGGGCATGgagctcctccctccttcctgttCCCGGCGTTAGTAGAGGGGATCCTCCTCTCTGGCACGCCCTCCGCGGCGGCTCCGTCAAGCTGGAGCGGGTCGTCGTACCGCCCCGCCTCTTCTTCCCGCTACTTCGTCGACGAACGCTACCCCGACGTGGCCTGGGTGAGCGACCACCTTCTCCTTCCCGATTCCTTGCGCATAGATCCCTCCTGGAGCCGTAGAAGCGCCGCCGTCGTGCTCATGTGCTGTCGCCGCCGTAGTGTCATCGAGGTGCTAGTGTGGTGCTCCTCCCGGTGAGCTAGGGCCAGGAATGAGTTCCCGGTGaacccctcttcctcccagcaagAGCTCGTTGCTCAATTTGAGCTATAACATCGCCGGCGTCCTTCCCCTGTTCCAGCCGCCGTCGTTGGTAGGCATAAAAGAGAGGAATACCTAAGATAGTTACCTCTCCCTCTCTGATAAGAACCGTCAGAGTAGCCGAGTGGTAGCAGTGGCGTTTTGGGCACagttggtcgtgggttcgagtcccaagaaagccccttttgttttttattgttTGAGTTAGCACAATGGCTCGACAGGAGCAGTTTAACCTGCTTGCGTTCCCTTCCCTGTCGTAGCAGAGGTGGCTAGCCCAGTGGTGCGATGTGCTGTTGCACGAGAGGGGGTCTTGGGTTCAAAACCTTGTGCCCCCttatattttttgttgttgtttttagctTAGCTGCATTATACTTTGTCTTGGGTAGCAAGTTGAGGTGATTATGCCACAAACCAGTAGTTTCTTCTTTATTTTTAGCCTACGTGAGTATGTAGTGTGAGTGAGCATGTGTGTTGTTGTGTGAGGAGGTAGTATGTGGTGTTTGAATGTGTGCTTGTGAACATGTGcactagtgtgtgcatgtgtgtatgtgtgtgggttgCCCCCACATATTGGTGCAAGTGTGCACCTAcacatgtggtgtgtgtgtgtgtgtgcaagagCTTGTACTTGTACTTGTGTGAGTAGGTGTGTATAGTTGATGTGTGGGTGTGGGTGCACGAGCACttgtgatgcatgcatgtatgtgtgtgtggtggtgtgctaaggcacatgtgcATGAGGTATAACCCCCTCATGTTCACCTTGGTATTgtggcttgtgtgtgtgcatggtaGGTAGAGGAGTAGCAAACACATGCTTGAACACATGTGATAGTGCACTATTTGGGCTTATGTGATTCTAGCTTGATTTTTCATTTTAACTTTGTGCCCACATGTTATATGCAagaacccatgtattatatatggattttgggtagaatcatcccaggaatccactggtggaatcatatttcactttagagcaacttcacaaTCTGTCATTTTTCtatcttgatgctatgtttagagcttggtgccatgtggtgtgttgagcctatgaggatgattccttgatgtggcaatagtgggtgaacccctctacagcatggtagttttgttttgctcataggagtttgcatgtgcaagttgtgccttgccaaagttgacacttggctgaagattacagatttgtgaaaaccctgtgattttcactaagtctggaaatctgctgatattttcttcccctgttggtgtggttgcaaaagttcatgtgttgggaatcagcccaggcaataaactagagagttggagattttgggtttgtctagctctctgttaaattgcatgcactttcacttcctgtagatatcattttggaggctgtcaaaatgcttcagagcataaggagctggtgaaaatctgagattttcactaagtcccagaaatatgttgtttttgtccaagttagtgcatgTAGATCTTCTTGTTTGtgtctcctttgtattatcttcttgctcaggcttgtagagattttgaatggctttttccacatatcttgtttggcaaatttgggtggctgtaggtactttgcatgttgctcacaaactgctatgatgctgtttaggacagattgcatgttttagttgttttgaagcttgtgttagtattgttggtggtgtggtgagtttctttgcacgaccccacctatatttgtttgtttgatcttgtggcaacctgggaacacaagaagagtgccattggagtgtgcttgtggtggatttgaaccgtaggactccatatcttgtttcgtagtttccggttgatccgtagctccattctcaacgttctttatatgcttttgcatcgttttctcgtgatgcacctgttcatgccatcttcatgcatgtcaagatagctcagtgtgaagttctgtctagaagtttatcttctcttctcatgcttatgcaagtgactagaatagagatgcatgcttcattctcatctcatgcatcatgtgcttgttgcatcatattgtgttggtgttcattggttgttatttctatcttgggtagcaccgggatcggagagcgagtatgtggattctggagagtacgtgcaggacgaacaagagcagttccaagctaaagacatcacaggcaagatgacggtgaccttgataccgtatctagctttgttatgcttagaatcacgtttccttcgatatatgctcgctgcctaccacctgatataattgcctcctgttgatgccatgaaacccaaacaccttcccctcctagctaatgttgtttggctaagtaggcttgctccgcttctaatgatagctttgttagatgcaggtgccagctgtctcatgtgataacatgagtaattttgatatcattatgattaaactgctatttaattaatgcacctatacacttggtaaatgacggaaggcctagccttttgctgggtgatttgttccgttattgtcgccttagtttcggctaccggtgtttcatTCCATAACTAATcgttcctaacacgttcggggttgttatgcggacccccttgataaattgtatagggttaaggcttgtccgacaggacccaatattggttttaatttgctaatcacctaataataatttgcatagggaatagctaccccgaggaattaatcaacaacccgggccagtgctcctcatgagtgttgatccaaactagagcactctgcggggcaactcagggcaacttgagagatttctatcaggccaccgtacgcgttgctcatccgtcgtgtcctgagactgagatacgtggctcttatcagggtcgtcgacacgatttgaggtcctgctagtcttgtcttaccttagcgatatatcttgcgtataggaatcccagtgaaactttgggtctcccgagagttgaggttttcctctaaggaatccgacgagatcacgagattcgtgatagaggattactttgcggcccgtgaccatttgtgatggactagttggagcacccctgcagggtttaatctttcgaaaagccgtgcccgccgttatgtgacaacatggatatttTTTAACattcggttatagataacttgaactaactctaataaaactaccaactgtgtgtgtaaccatgactgtccccttcgaagacctctcttcgatcgggaacatggtggggttatgtttgacgtaagtaggtgttcaggatcacttagtgatcaccaagtattcgaccgctcgcgtagaccaccatatcataaCTCtgatctacgtaagttagccaccataaatgcttaggatgctgcaacctaaacactgaaccttcctcacctaataacttgactagtttcggtaccaagatcATCAAttgatgagtccccgtggctcacagtttattacaacaccccaacaggtacaggtacgcccgacgcaggtgatccagatgacacgcagctagcgtggcagtacaatgaggagatgtacgtgaactatccagaagactgaggccgtggtcgtgatcgtgggcgagcttgcgggatatcatagtcttttccttgctttatgtagtccgtagcggaactaccttgtctgaataaatgtgtggatgtaactctgatattatctatgtgagatggcaaatgaatgccctatttgtcaatcttaaatTTATGTATGTAATatgtttatctcgcttgcgaaacgcttagatgtgcttctttcccttttggggcatcgcccctaaataggaaaggaccgcatcttagtcattacaagcgTCAAAGGGCATGACTAGTGgattcacggcatcttgcattgtgcgagggcgtaagGATATTACAGTGGCCCTATTGGCTTCTTGTGGAGCATTGTGTCTCCACAcctctccaaacggagattagcatctgcaagggtgtgaactttcggatacatcatcgtctctctatgcctcggttatctcttacccaagtcctttacttatgcactttactttgtgatagtcatattgtttcatgttatatatattgctatcacttagttatttattttgcttatcataagttgttggtgcacataggtgagcatagttattttaggttttgtgcttaacaGATTAAAtactagttttattccgcatttgttcaatcctaagtcgtaattattttaaagcacctatccaacccccccccctcccccctctaggcaacatccaaGTCCTTTTAATGTTAGTTTCTGACTTTGATCACCTTGACCCCACTTAACAGCATGATAGTTTCTATGACTCAGGAAAGAAGAAAATAAAGCTACCAAAAGACTAATCTTTGTGTTCCATTTTCTTCGAGCGATTAGCTTCGCGTACCACCATTTTCTTCAATATCTTAGTACATTTTTGTGGGTCGTCTTCAACGGTTAAACCGAAATTTCAGGGACTTCTACATGTGTTATCAtgtgaactctcacaaacacattattCCCTCGACCACGTTTGTCTTTAATACTCCAAACCAAGAAGGGTGGCACTAGATGGAATTACACCTTCTACCTATATTTTTTTACTTTGTTCTCATCCTCTATATAGGTATGTGTTGTGGGGTATTCCTTGGTATTGAGGTTCTTTGATAGTTGGTGTTGTGTGGGGTTTACAACTTTTGTGTCTATGCTAGGTGATTGTTCATTTATTATGCTTTTCTTTCACGTATTTTTGAGGACATGTCTACGATTGGTTACGCGGTGTATTATGCACGTGTATGAGAATATTGATTCTTGTTATGTGCTACTAGCAAAaaaacccgtgcgttgcaacggaagagaaaataacacacgctttgaacacaatatattttcacatggcatcacatttgtgttgtcgacgatggcctcagtgctcacacaacgaaaacgtgtttaaatgtacaatcactcggaataagatgagaaatatgttatttcttcccacgagattttccaaaggtgtgcatgtgtgattaacgatgttttctttcctgtcaatttgattttaatttaatggatatttattgcaattcgtatggtcgccggaaatagaggaaaaaaaggaccgtgcactacagattaagtttgcatcaaaaataatatttaagaagtattcaacagctaaaaatagcatcctatttagattctacacattttttcaatcaaatttcatatataacatgttaaaatcggagttacggtttaaaagatatggataattttgttttagataaaatatggattgattaactcAAAATTCagggatttttttttaaaataaataaacgttttggctgacttaaatagggacggcgggtagattacctgaaacatcagggatttttctgaaaaatgcaGAAAAACGGTTCGGCTGTGACTAAAagatggaccgcgggttgattatctaaaattgtgaggacttttctgcaaaatgacaaaaaaCGGTTCATTCTGACTTAAAATTGGTATACCTGAAACTGCGAGGGCTTTTATGAAAAATGACCGACGACGGACGCTAGAAACactgcgcgctttattattaggggagatgtaGATGAGTAAACGACATTTGTTGGGCGTCTCTGCTATGGAAGAGGAATGGGTCTGTGAGCTTGCAAAGGCCGTAGAACGGGCGGAGTGGCTGAGGAAAGGTGGTGTCCTTTTGGTTGCATGGCATCTGTGTTGTTCGGGGTGAGCTCTTGGAGGGGAAGTTGGACATGATGCAGAAGACACAAGATAATGAACTCAATTGGCTTGGGACATGCATCTTGGCAGAATCATCACACGGGAGATTAAGGAGATGTGGACAGATGGGTCAATGCATGTACCCAACACTGCTACGGTGCTTTGTTGGGCTCTTCTCGAGGGCGGCTCTTCAGTTCCAAAGAGGGTGGCGCGTTGATCCTTCCTATCCGAGCCCACTCCGGTGTGACCTACTCGTTGTTTCTACTTCTCCCTCGTCGGCTCCGGACACGGGAACCGCCGATGCCAAACTCCAAATTTAGTTAAATGTTTCCTCCGTGTGAGGAAAACCAATATGAATGTGATGTTGTGTAAGGAATTTGAGCTGTGCTGCTGCAGTTTTATTGCAGTATTTCAATGGAATCCCACGATTTTGTCCCTACTTGCGTAGTAGAAGACGTGACAAGAGGTAATGTGAATCGTCAATGCTTGGTGATTGGTTGTCTAGCTCTTGCGTGTCGGTTATGGCTGTTCGGTCGGGTATGTGATTTGTCACCACCTTGTGGGGTCGTCGAGTTTGTTGGTGTACATCTGGGCTGCCACGTACTTGATGCTGGATAATATAATCACTCTCGTAGGCGCAAGTCGGACCAGGGTCACGGTACGAGAGGTTCGAACACGGAAAGCCCCTCCACACCTGACAAAGACCATGGGACAAATTACAGCATACTGGCCTTGTTGGACCCTCATTAAAAAAGGAAACAAGGATAACTTTCACGATGACCCAACCGTGTAGGCCAAGGCCCTTCGCATCCAACCCAAGAAAGAGGATACTAGTTAGGTTGGCCTTAGATACTTGCTTCTTTTCTGGTCAATCAAGATCGTAGCATAGACGTACCGGTCTATCGGGGCCAAGGCATACCTGTCGACCAAGGACTATGAGGGCACGCGAACATCTTCCTTGTCAAGGGATCTGGATCACGTCTGTCGCCATGAAGAATTGATGTGCACCCACGGGTCGCCATCACGCCTTCTGAGCTCAGAATTTAGTTGGCGGCTCCTAGTCCCTTCGTGTCGACAAAGCCGTCGGGAGGCGATGTAGGGGACGGGAAGTGGACTGTGTCACGCTTTTGATCAGAGACATCGGTCGGCGGGACGAATGAAGGCTAGGAAGGCGAGCGGAGGAGCCACCACCACGTCACCAAGCCAACAACCTATACGACCAACGACTCAAGGAGGGCAAGAGCAACCGAAGTGCATAAGGTACCGTTGGGTTGGGTGAGTTCAGCGTCGGGAGCATTCGCGTTCATCCGATACAACACGAACAGTCGACATTGTATGTGAAGATTCGCAATCAGACGGCAAAATCATCGTTCGTTTGAACACATAAATCTACCCAAATGATAAGTGTCGCACGTGTGGCTCGAAACACACTGACCTGACGTTTTTAAACAAAAGttgtcattcaaaaaaaaaaagaaatccaaAAGAAAAACTTAAACTTGCTATTCGTAAAGGAAGTTGTCGTGCTTAACTACTAAAGTTATCATCCTCACGTCACTAAACTTGATataaaaaatgttcaaagtttgtgttcgtGCCACATATATGACAATTGGACCCTATGTCTGATTTTTagcatacatatacatatattaaaCCGGCTAAGCTATCGTTCCTACCGTGCCTTTCAGTTATAAGCGATCGTTGCACTACTCCTCGCTTGTTTACTTTCTGATATGGGCTGGGTTTTTTACCTGTTTAGCTATCTGGTTTAGTTTGACAAAACTGTCACATGAGACAATTCTAGACGAACGGGATACGTGGAGTGGTGATGCCCATGCGCTTCTCCTAATTACATGACACGTCATCGGTGGGTTCAACTGTCGGAAAAAGTTCATTTTAAACCATGAACTCACAGAGGTTCGGCGAAATGAACCCCAAAGTCAAAATCCTTGTCAATTGTATCCTGAGCTATGCAATCCCGGTCTAAATCGAACCTTGGATTGTTTGCCAAACCGGGATTGCAAAGGATGGTCAGGATTGTTTTTTCCAGACAATGGGCCGGGCCTAGTTCGCTCGttccttctttttttctatttatatttttataatctttatttttttatttgtataTGTCCTCATTTAAAAAAATATCCGTGTATTCAAAAAACTGTTTGtctatttcaaaaaatgttcaagttTTTCAACACAATGTCACAATttgaaaaagaaaagttcatctttctggaaaaaaatcacgCTTTCAAAACAACATTTccaatttttctggatttttaaaaaCTGTcgtgtttcaaaatttgttctggaTTTTTAAAAACTCTCCATGTTTGGAAAAATGTTTGTATTTCAAAGAGTGaccaaaaaatttaaaaaatgtttttgcttTTAATTTTTTCACTACTtatgaaaaatgttcatgtttcaaaaaaaACGTGCTCCtgcaattcaaaactattttaaaatGTTTTGCCTATTCAAGAAATTCTTTGTATTTTCGAAAAAGTTTCTTGTTCATTTTGTTCCTTTTAAAAATGTTTGCTATTACCAAAAATGATTCGAATTTTAGTTTTTTCTATATTATTTAGGAAATCCCAGAAACTCTATTTCGGCGTAAAAAGATATTAATTCGAAACACTCGCTCTGGGCTGCCTTTGGCACGTTGATAAGCTTTCAGGAGTGCGGTGCAATGCGCCTAGTAGCATCAATTTCAAAACTCTCGAAGATCGGCAGAGGCAGACCCTGCGTGCTCACAGCCATAGGACCCAAGCAGCCATGGCACAGAGGCGCAAGAGGCGGAGGATGAGGCACGCAGCGAACCATCATGGGCTCCACCGCTTCTCTCCTGCACTCCACTACTGCTCCTTCCTCGCCTTCTCCCTCCACGTCTCCGAACCATCACGGGCCTTCGTGCAACCTCCGACTAACTGGATGCGGTGCTCAGCGGGATGAGGTAGCCACAGGTGATGGGGATCGACGAAACCAGGTCGTGGTCGATCGAAGAAGCCAAAGAGGAGCTAGCGTGTGCTGGCAACCGCACGCGTCGTCCCGGAGCTCGCGCCGCCCCCGTCTCTGCCAGGAGCCGGAGAGAAGGTCGCGCCGCTCACGTCCGCCcctcccgcccccgcccccgccgttCGTTGACGCCCGAGGTCGCAGCCGCCGCGTGCTGCCGTGCGTGCGTGCATGGACCGTGTGTGCTGACTGCAGCCGTGTGCTATCGCGCGTGCGTGGTGGCCGCTGCGTGCAGCCGCAGGCGTCACATGCTGTCGCGCGCGCATGGTGGCCGACGGCTGCGGCTGCACGCAGCGGCCATAGCTAACCATGAAGTTCAATGCCTCTATCAATTTCTCCACAAATCTCTTGCAGGTACCCATaattccttcttcctctccttctcttgATTAGCATGGTCCCTTCCAATCCACTCCTCTCCTTCGATTTAACACCTAGAATTTTTCATCTTTGTGTAGATTTTTTTGTGTATATGCCTACAAGGTGCTTGATGAAAATCCAACCAGGCTACAGGGGAAGATTACTTCTTTTTTATGCTTTTCTGTGTACTCAAtaattctttcttcttcttcttctgaaatTTAGCTGCAGACAATGATAACTTACAGTACAATATATATCGCCT harbors:
- the LOC123410809 gene encoding uncharacterized protein LOC123410809 produces the protein MGIDETRSWSIEEAKEELACAGNRTRRPGARAAPVSARSRREGRAAHVRPSRPRPRRSLTPEVAAAACCRACVHGPCVLTAAVCYRACVVAAACSRRRHMLSRAHGGRRLRLHAAAIANHEVQCLYQFLHKSLADFFVYMPTRCLMKIQPGYRGRLLLFYAFLCTQ